ATTTAAGAATATAATATTAATTTAGGAATGTTTTACAGAAATAGATTCTAAAACACTAGCCACACTTTTACATTTATCAGTCGCTGTTTCCAAAACCGACAAAACTTCTTTGTATTTTATAATATTTTTTGCGTCAGTCTCGTTTTCAAAAATCTCAAAAACTGCTTTATTATAAACAGTATCCGATTTATTTTCTAATTTATTGATTCTTGAACAAGCATCAGTTATAATTTTAACTTTCTTGAAATTTCTTAATTCTTTAACCGCTGTATCAATATTTTGACAAGCTTCAAGATTAATTTCAGTTAGTTTTCTGATTGATTTTGTAATTTTATCTACATGATACAAACGCATTCTACTAGCAGCTCCATGAAGGTTATCTGCAACATTATCAATTGAAGTAACTAATGAGTGAATATCTTCTCTATCAAATGGCGTAATAAAATTTCTGCTCAATTCAAGGTTTGTTTGACGAGTTAAATCTTCTCCACGTTGCTCTAATTCATCTATTTTTTGAAAAAGAACTTCACGCTCTTTCAAAGGAAGATTAACAGCCTCGTGTAATAACGTTGCCAATTGAATTAAATTTGTTGATGCTTCTTCAAAAAGTGGAAAAAACTTTTTGTCTTTTGGTACTAGAAACTGAAAAATACTATTTAATGACATTTTATTTAGATTTTAGGTTGCAAAATTAGTGCATTATTTTAAGCTAATGTTAAGTAATTGTTAACAATCGTGTTCTATTTGAAAACTATTTAAAAATGATACTGTCTTTTCAATATCATAATGTAAGATTCTATCTTCTTTTACAAAAGAAACTTCCTCCCTATAGGCTGTCAAAAACATTTCAATAAAATCACTTGATTTCATAGGACTTCTATAAGCTATTGCCTGTGAAGCATTCAGAAGCTCAATTGCTAAAATACGTTCTAAATTATCCATGATTCTCAAAGTTTTAGTAGCACCATTAGCTCCCATACTCACGTGATCTTCCTGCCCATTACTCGATACAATACTATCAATACTTGAAGGTGTTGCTAATTGTTTGTTTTGACTCGCAATACTTGCTGCAGTGTATTGAGGTATCATTAAACCTGAATTTAACCCAGGATTATCTACCAAAAAAGCAGGAAGGTTTCGTTGACCTGAAATTAATTGATAGGTTCTTCGTTCTGAAATACTTCCAAGTTCTGCTAATGCAATTGACATAAAATCAAGTGCTAATGCCAAAGGTTGTCCGTGAAAATTACCACCTGAAATAATTTGGTCACTTTCAATAAATATATTCGGATTATCTGTAACCGAATTGATTTCTGTTTTAAAGACTTTTTTCACATAATCAATCGCATCTTTTGAAGCGCCGTGAACCTGTGGCATACATCTAAATGAATAAGGATCTTGAACATGCGTTTTAACTTGCTCAATGATTTCACTTCCTTCCAGAAATCCTTTGATACGATTTGCTGTTACAATTTGTCCTTTATGAGGACGTATAAAATGAATTAACTCATTAAAAGGTTCAATGCGGCCATCAAATGCCTCCAAAGAAATAGTTCCTATCAAATCCGCTAAATAGGAGAACTTATTTGCTTTCATCAAAATATGTGCTCCATAAGCACTCATAAATTGAGTACCATTTAATAGTGCTAAACCTTCTTTTGACTGTAATACAATTGGTTCCCAATTAAATTGCTTCAAAATTTGGCTCGAATGTACTTTTTTACCTTTAAAATAAACTTCTCCTTCTCCTATTAAAGGCAAAGACAAATGTGCCAATGGAGCTAAATCTCCTGAAGCACCTAGTGATCCTTGCGTATAAACAACAGGAAGGATATCATTATTATAAAAAGATATTAATCGTTCAACAGTTTGCAATTGAATTCCAGAATGTCCATAACTCAACGATTGGATTTTCAATAACAACATCAACTTAACAATTTCATTTGGGACTTCTTCTCCTGTTCCGCACGAATGAGATTTCACAAGATTTTCTTGTAATTTAGACAAGTTTTCAGTTGATATTTTAACATTACATAACGAGCCAAATCCTGTATTAATTCCATATATAGGACTTGAATGCATCGCCATCTTTTTATCCAAATACTCTCGGCATTTTTGAATATTTATTTTAGCTTCTTCAGATAATTCCAACAGTTTATGATGTGAAATGATTTCTTCCAAAGTCTCTAAAGAAAGTACTTGTGTATTTATATAATGTATGTTATCCATTTTAGAACTGTATTTAAGCGGTCAAAATTCAACAAATCAATATTAAAAAGCAAGATTTGTTAATAATAATTTAAAATAATAGCTGATATAAATCAAAATAATAAATTTCATTCAAACAAGTCTAAACAAAAGCATTCTGATTAGTAGCTTTTCTGTTCTTAGCAAAACTAGAAAGATTAGCCACAATAAATATAAAGAATCTTAGATTAAGAACCTGAAAATAACCCAAAATCGCTTATTTAAAGGTCTAGAAAAGTCATTAACACAAAAGTCTAGCTGCAAAAAAAGATGTCTAAAAATAAGAATAATTCCAATAAACCGAATATTATTCAACAATCAATGATTATCAATCAAATTGCCTTCTTTTTTTTAAAATATTCGCAAAAAATAAATCAAAGGTTTTGTGCTTTTATAAAAAACTGTACTTTTGGGGAACAAAATGGCAAGCAACAGATATACATATCATTCTTCGATAACAACCTTAAGCAAGGTTGCTTCATCTGTTACATTTACTGCTACAACAACTACAACTACTACCCCTTAGGGGTATACATTTTACATATAATCCTATTTTTTTATTTTTTCCAGTTGGAAGAAAGACTTTGGATATATAATAAACATTTGCATTTTTTAAAATAAAACAAACAAAATGAAAGTATTAAAATTTGGCGGAACTTCAGTAGCCAATGCAGAAAATATAAAATTAGTTTTAGATATAATTATCAATAAATCAAAAGAGGACAAATTAGTTGTAGTAGTTTCGGCTCTCAGCAAAGTAACTGACCTTTTACAATTAGCTTCCATCAAAGCCGCTTCAAATGACGAAAGCTTTAAAGATATTGTTGCTGAAATTGAAAAGAAACACCTTGATACTCTAAAAGAACTTATACCGGTAAGTGAACAAAGTGGTTTACTAAGTCATTTAAAAAGAATAGTAAATCATCTAGAAACTTTGTTAGATGGTTGTTTCCTTTTAGGAGAATTATCGCCTAGAACCTCTGATACCATTTTAAGTTTCGGAGAATTATTATCTTCTTATATTATCGCTGAAGCGTTAAAACAAAAAGAAAAAAATATTGGATATGCGGATAGTCGTGAACTAATCAAAACAAATAACAATTTTGGTAAAGCTGCTGTAAATTTTGAAATATCAAACCAATTGATTTCTGATTTTTTTGCTTCAAATAATAACCAAGTAGTTATTATGCCTGGTTTTATTGCATCATCACTTGACGGAATAAATACAACTTTAGGTCGTGGCGGTTCGGATTATACTGCTGCAATTATCGCTGCTGCTTTAAATGCATCTGATTTAGAAATTTGGACAGATGTAAATGGTATGTTTACAGCCAATCCAAAAATTGTAAAACAAGCACAGCCAATAGCTACTATCTCCTATCAGGAAGCCATGGAGTTGTCTCATTTTGGAGCCAAAGTTTTATATCCACCAACAATTCAACCGGTTTTAAGAAAAAATATTCCAATTCTTATCAAAAATACTTTTGAGCCAGAAGCTGAAGGAACTTATATTTCAAATGAAATCACTTCTCAAACTAATCCTGTAAAAGGAATAAGTCATATTGACAATATTTCATTACTTACACTTGAAGGCTCAGGAATGATAGGTGTTTCAGGTTCGTCTAAAAGACTTTTTGAAGTTTTGTCGAATGAAAGCATCAATGTTATTTTTATAACACAAGCTTCTTCAGAACACTCTATTTGTATTGGTATCCAAAATTCAGATGCTGAAACTGCTGAAACTGCAATCAACAAAGCTTTTGAAATTGAAATCGCTCAAAACAAAATTGATCCTTGTATCGTAGAAAAAAACCTCTGTATTATTGCCTTGGTAGGTGAAAACATGAAAAACCACCAAGGTTTGAGCGGAAGAATGTTCAGTACATTAGGTAAAAACAATGTCAACATACGAGCAATTGCACAAGGTGCTTCTGAGAGAAATATCTCTGCTGTTATCAACGAAAGAGATGTTAAAAAAGCATTAAACACATTACACGAAAACTTTTTTGAAGAAAACACAAAACAGTTGAACTTATTTGTGATGGGAGTTGGTAATGTAGGAGAAAAATTTATTGAACAAATTCACCAACAAAAGAAATTCTTAAAAGAGAATCTAAAAATAAACCTGAGAGTTATTGCTTTGTCAAATTCAAGAAAAATGCATTTTGATGAAGATGGTATTTCCTTAAAAGA
Above is a window of Flavobacterium sp. 123 DNA encoding:
- a CDS encoding DUF47 domain-containing protein; the encoded protein is MSLNSIFQFLVPKDKKFFPLFEEASTNLIQLATLLHEAVNLPLKEREVLFQKIDELEQRGEDLTRQTNLELSRNFITPFDREDIHSLVTSIDNVADNLHGAASRMRLYHVDKITKSIRKLTEINLEACQNIDTAVKELRNFKKVKIITDACSRINKLENKSDTVYNKAVFEIFENETDAKNIIKYKEVLSVLETATDKCKSVASVLESISVKHS
- the hutH gene encoding histidine ammonia-lyase, which codes for MDNIHYINTQVLSLETLEEIISHHKLLELSEEAKINIQKCREYLDKKMAMHSSPIYGINTGFGSLCNVKISTENLSKLQENLVKSHSCGTGEEVPNEIVKLMLLLKIQSLSYGHSGIQLQTVERLISFYNNDILPVVYTQGSLGASGDLAPLAHLSLPLIGEGEVYFKGKKVHSSQILKQFNWEPIVLQSKEGLALLNGTQFMSAYGAHILMKANKFSYLADLIGTISLEAFDGRIEPFNELIHFIRPHKGQIVTANRIKGFLEGSEIIEQVKTHVQDPYSFRCMPQVHGASKDAIDYVKKVFKTEINSVTDNPNIFIESDQIISGGNFHGQPLALALDFMSIALAELGSISERRTYQLISGQRNLPAFLVDNPGLNSGLMIPQYTAASIASQNKQLATPSSIDSIVSSNGQEDHVSMGANGATKTLRIMDNLERILAIELLNASQAIAYRSPMKSSDFIEMFLTAYREEVSFVKEDRILHYDIEKTVSFLNSFQIEHDC
- the thrA gene encoding bifunctional aspartate kinase/homoserine dehydrogenase I, which translates into the protein MKVLKFGGTSVANAENIKLVLDIIINKSKEDKLVVVVSALSKVTDLLQLASIKAASNDESFKDIVAEIEKKHLDTLKELIPVSEQSGLLSHLKRIVNHLETLLDGCFLLGELSPRTSDTILSFGELLSSYIIAEALKQKEKNIGYADSRELIKTNNNFGKAAVNFEISNQLISDFFASNNNQVVIMPGFIASSLDGINTTLGRGGSDYTAAIIAAALNASDLEIWTDVNGMFTANPKIVKQAQPIATISYQEAMELSHFGAKVLYPPTIQPVLRKNIPILIKNTFEPEAEGTYISNEITSQTNPVKGISHIDNISLLTLEGSGMIGVSGSSKRLFEVLSNESINVIFITQASSEHSICIGIQNSDAETAETAINKAFEIEIAQNKIDPCIVEKNLCIIALVGENMKNHQGLSGRMFSTLGKNNVNIRAIAQGASERNISAVINERDVKKALNTLHENFFEENTKQLNLFVMGVGNVGEKFIEQIHQQKKFLKENLKINLRVIALSNSRKMHFDEDGISLKDWQIALENGEPADKDGFIANVKALNLRNSIFVDITANESVSKTYEQYLKQNVAVVTCNKIACSSAYDNYKNLKNLSRQYNAPFLFETNVGAGLPIIDTVKNLIASGDKVNKIQAVLSGSLNFIFNNFDDKNSFHDVVKEAGVQGFTEPDPKIDLSGIDVARKILILIRESGYKMDIDAIANESFMPAECLETTSNEAFFESLNKHAAHFNAIYQEAVSKDSRLKYVAQFENGKASVGLQFIPKDHPFYNLEGKDNIVLFYTDRYVDQPLLIKGAGAGAAVTASGIFADVIRIGNI